The following are from one region of the Variovorax sp. V213 genome:
- a CDS encoding nitrate/nitrite transporter — translation MVLALCAGVALSQAFRTVGAIMASPLQADFRLSAQALGIFSGAFHFAFGAMQLFMGIGIDLHGVRRTVLVAFPVAIAGALLSAVSSSYLVLVAGQALIGIGCAPAFLVCTVFIARHFPAARFATVSGLVLAIGGLGMLATGTPLAWLVQAYSWRAGFLVLAVASALAWLAIWHWVHEPASAVPRANESIPEAIRQFGALLAMPHTLGIVLLGAVTYAAFISLRGLWLGPLMMERHGYSLVQSGNVALAVSVISLFGAPLFGRLDRDGPARRRWIVACALGYAGLFALIAFTHSAWLDIGGMVLIGVLSGFIVWQYADVRVAYPVTLTGRAMAVFTMAMFLGVALMQWGTGIAASVAAAHGGDPLTAVLATIALLLVLGIAAFAWLPAPKAEALRS, via the coding sequence ATGGTGCTCGCGCTTTGCGCCGGCGTGGCGCTGAGCCAGGCCTTCCGCACCGTGGGCGCCATCATGGCGAGCCCGCTGCAGGCCGACTTCAGGCTCTCGGCCCAGGCGCTCGGCATTTTCTCGGGCGCTTTTCATTTCGCCTTCGGCGCGATGCAGCTCTTCATGGGCATCGGCATCGACCTGCACGGCGTGCGGCGCACGGTGCTGGTGGCTTTTCCGGTCGCCATCGCGGGGGCGCTGCTGTCGGCGGTGTCCTCGAGCTACCTGGTCCTGGTCGCGGGGCAGGCGCTGATCGGCATCGGCTGCGCACCGGCCTTCCTGGTCTGCACCGTGTTCATCGCGCGGCACTTTCCGGCGGCCCGCTTTGCCACCGTGTCGGGCCTGGTGCTGGCCATCGGCGGCCTCGGCATGCTGGCCACCGGCACGCCGCTCGCATGGCTGGTGCAGGCGTATTCCTGGCGCGCCGGGTTCCTGGTGCTGGCCGTGGCCTCGGCGTTGGCGTGGCTCGCGATCTGGCACTGGGTGCACGAGCCCGCGTCGGCCGTTCCACGGGCGAACGAATCCATTCCCGAGGCCATCCGCCAGTTCGGCGCACTGCTCGCCATGCCGCACACGCTGGGCATCGTCCTGCTCGGCGCAGTGACCTACGCCGCGTTCATCTCGCTGCGCGGCTTGTGGCTCGGGCCGCTCATGATGGAGCGCCACGGCTACTCGCTGGTGCAGAGCGGCAACGTCGCGCTGGCGGTGTCGGTGATCTCGCTCTTCGGCGCACCGCTGTTCGGGCGCCTGGACCGCGACGGCCCTGCGCGCCGCCGCTGGATCGTGGCCTGCGCGCTCGGCTATGCGGGCCTGTTCGCGCTCATCGCCTTCACGCATTCGGCCTGGCTCGACATCGGCGGCATGGTGCTCATCGGCGTGCTCTCGGGTTTCATCGTCTGGCAATACGCCGACGTGCGCGTGGCCTACCCGGTCACGCTCACGGGCCGCGCAATGGCGGTGTTCACCATGGCGATGTTCCTCGGTGTGGCGCTCATGCAGTGGGGCACCGGCATCGCGGCCTCGGTGGCCGCGGCGCATGGCGGCGATCCGCTCACGGCCGTGCTGGCCACCATCGCCCTGCTGCTGGTGCTGGGCATCGCGGCCTTCGCATGGCTGCCCGCGCCGAAGGCCGAAGCCCTCAGATCTTGA
- a CDS encoding nuclear transport factor 2 family protein — translation MTAAANAQTIERLYEAFSRLDAPAMAACYASDAAFDDEAFSLRGRRQVGGMWRMLCDATRAKGADVWRLTWRDVRADETSGQAHWDAHYRFSATGRLVDNSVDSRFGFTPEGLIATQRDSFPFWTWSRQALGAPGLLLGWTPMLRNKVRATAAANLATYLARQP, via the coding sequence ATGACAGCAGCAGCCAATGCCCAGACCATCGAGCGCCTCTACGAGGCTTTTTCCAGGCTCGATGCCCCCGCCATGGCGGCCTGCTATGCCAGCGACGCGGCATTCGACGACGAGGCCTTTTCGCTGCGCGGCCGGCGCCAGGTGGGCGGCATGTGGCGCATGCTGTGCGATGCCACCCGGGCCAAGGGCGCCGACGTCTGGCGCCTGACCTGGCGCGACGTGCGCGCCGACGAAACGAGCGGCCAGGCCCATTGGGACGCGCACTACCGATTCAGCGCCACCGGCCGGCTGGTGGACAACAGCGTCGATTCGCGCTTCGGCTTCACGCCCGAGGGGTTGATTGCCACGCAGCGCGACAGCTTTCCATTCTGGACGTGGTCGCGCCAGGCCTTGGGCGCCCCCGGTCTTCTGCTTGGCTGGACGCCGATGCTGCGCAACAAGGTGCGCGCCACCGCGGCCGCCAACCTCGCCACTTACCTTGCACGCCAACCATGA
- a CDS encoding FAD-dependent oxidoreductase: MTDKTLDADVLIVGAGPVGLTLAMDLASHGVSVILCETRRFAEAPSVKCNHVSSRTMEQFRRLGVAQQLRDAGLPADYPNDVAFRTSVVGMELARIPIPCRHDRYTETQGPDAWWPTPEPPHRINQIYLEPILLRHAAALPGVQLLNRTQFTAFTQDSDGVSAAATDLDSHATRHIRGRYLVGCDGGGSAVRKQIGARLEGMAVVQRVQSTLIRAPQLRALIPGKLAWSYYAMNPRRCGTMFAIDGHETWLVHNHLNAEEPEFDSVDRDQALRNILGVGPEFSYEVVSKEDWVGRRLVANRFREGRVFLAGDAAHLWVPYAGYGMNAGIADALNLSWLLAACVRGWGDEGILDAYEAERLPITEQVSNFAMDHAQKMIRARRAVPQDIEAPGPEGDALRAEIGREAYELNVQQFCCAGLNFGYFYSGSPIIVADGEHAPPAYSMGGFAPSTVPGCRAPHFWLADGRSLYDAFGPGYTLLRFDRSADVSALERAARAYGMPLAVVDIDAADVPRAYMHRLVLCRADQHVAWRGAHVPPDAYELVALLRGEARRLAGHRRQLRWEGVVA; this comes from the coding sequence ATGACAGACAAGACCCTCGATGCCGACGTGCTGATCGTCGGCGCCGGCCCGGTGGGGCTCACGCTCGCGATGGACCTGGCCTCGCACGGCGTCTCGGTGATCCTCTGCGAAACCCGCCGTTTTGCCGAAGCGCCGAGCGTGAAGTGCAACCATGTCTCCTCGCGCACCATGGAGCAGTTCCGCCGCCTAGGCGTGGCGCAGCAGCTGCGCGATGCGGGGCTGCCCGCGGACTACCCCAACGACGTGGCGTTTCGCACCAGCGTTGTGGGCATGGAGCTCGCGCGCATTCCCATTCCGTGCCGGCACGACCGCTACACCGAGACCCAAGGGCCCGACGCCTGGTGGCCGACGCCCGAACCGCCGCACCGCATTAACCAGATCTACCTGGAGCCGATCCTGCTCAGGCACGCGGCAGCACTGCCCGGCGTGCAGCTGCTCAACCGCACCCAGTTCACGGCGTTCACGCAGGACAGCGATGGCGTGAGCGCGGCGGCAACCGATCTCGACAGCCACGCGACACGCCATATCCGCGGCCGCTACCTGGTGGGCTGCGACGGCGGCGGTTCTGCGGTGCGCAAGCAGATCGGCGCCAGGCTGGAGGGCATGGCCGTGGTCCAGCGCGTGCAGTCGACCCTCATCCGCGCACCGCAGCTGCGCGCGCTGATTCCGGGCAAGCTGGCCTGGTCCTACTACGCGATGAACCCTCGCCGCTGCGGCACGATGTTCGCCATCGACGGACATGAGACCTGGCTGGTGCACAACCACCTGAACGCCGAGGAGCCCGAGTTCGATTCGGTCGATCGCGACCAGGCGCTGCGCAACATCCTGGGCGTCGGGCCCGAGTTCTCGTACGAGGTCGTCAGCAAGGAAGACTGGGTCGGCCGCCGCCTGGTGGCCAACCGGTTCCGCGAGGGTCGCGTGTTCCTGGCGGGCGACGCGGCGCACCTGTGGGTGCCGTACGCGGGCTACGGCATGAACGCAGGCATTGCCGATGCGCTCAACCTCTCGTGGCTGCTCGCGGCGTGCGTGCGGGGCTGGGGCGACGAAGGCATTCTCGATGCGTACGAAGCCGAGCGCCTGCCGATCACAGAGCAGGTGTCGAACTTCGCGATGGACCATGCGCAGAAGATGATCCGCGCGCGCCGCGCCGTGCCGCAGGACATCGAGGCGCCCGGCCCCGAAGGCGACGCGCTGCGCGCCGAGATCGGACGCGAGGCCTACGAACTCAACGTGCAGCAGTTCTGCTGCGCGGGCCTGAATTTCGGCTACTTCTACAGCGGCTCGCCGATCATCGTGGCCGATGGCGAGCACGCGCCGCCGGCCTATTCGATGGGCGGCTTCGCCCCTTCGACCGTGCCGGGCTGCCGCGCGCCGCATTTCTGGCTGGCCGACGGCCGCTCGCTCTACGACGCGTTCGGCCCGGGCTACACGCTGCTGCGCTTCGACCGCAGCGCGGACGTGTCGGCGCTCGAACGCGCGGCACGCGCCTACGGCATGCCGCTGGCCGTGGTCGACATCGACGCCGCGGACGTGCCGCGCGCCTACATGCACCGCCTGGTGCTGTGCCGCGCCGACCAGCATGTGGCCTGGCGCGGCGCCCACGTGCCGCCCGATGCCTACGAGCTGGTGGCGCTGCTGCGCGGGGAAGCACGGCGCCTTGCGGGCCACAGGCGGCAGCTCCGATGGGAAGGCGTGGTGGCCTGA
- a CDS encoding CinA family protein, protein MVNLMEPSTPPNFLADQATPALVAATADLLLKKGWMLATAESCTGGLIAGACTELAGSSTWFERGFVTYSNAAKTELLGVDARLIEAHGAVSEPVARAMAEGAIARSQAHAAVAVTGVAGPTGGSPEKPVGTVWFGWSVGGQVRTERRRFEGDRAAVRAATVHYALQTLVGLLGPHPDTTKEAP, encoded by the coding sequence ATGGTGAACCTCATGGAGCCCTCGACCCCGCCGAACTTTCTTGCCGACCAGGCCACGCCTGCGCTGGTGGCGGCCACGGCCGACCTGCTGCTGAAAAAAGGCTGGATGCTGGCCACGGCCGAAAGCTGCACCGGCGGGCTCATTGCGGGCGCGTGCACCGAACTCGCGGGCTCCAGCACATGGTTCGAGCGCGGCTTCGTCACCTATTCGAATGCGGCCAAGACCGAGTTGCTCGGCGTCGATGCGCGCCTGATCGAGGCCCATGGCGCGGTCAGCGAGCCCGTGGCGCGTGCCATGGCCGAAGGGGCCATCGCGCGCTCGCAGGCCCATGCCGCGGTGGCCGTGACCGGCGTGGCCGGCCCGACCGGCGGCAGCCCCGAGAAGCCGGTCGGCACCGTGTGGTTCGGCTGGTCGGTCGGCGGGCAGGTTCGCACCGAGCGCCGCCGCTTCGAGGGCGACCGCGCCGCCGTGCGCGCGGCCACGGTGCACTACGCGCTCCAGACATTGGTGGGCCTGCTCGGCCCGCATCCCGACACAACAAAAGAGGCCCCATGA
- a CDS encoding LysR family transcriptional regulator gives MNANFSPTIRQLRAFLAVYQLRKLSAAAQRLFVTQSAVSMLIRQLEEGLGTRLFDRTTRSLKPTAAAEEMLATVERVLRDVDSLSADFRELATLERGRVTLAITPTLASMLLPDALRIFSQQHPKVRVLVNDCAPDQFISRILGEHVDFGIGTPERPGAEVETERLMRDHLALVCRSDHPLAKARVVRWTDLGRHPVITVRPGYGVRPLIDGTAAEAGVALDVVNEVSFLSTALWMTACGMGASIMPSAFARAAGDPSLVIKMLSAPRVARDISVVTKRGHSLSAAARSFIDVLKQSL, from the coding sequence ATGAATGCGAACTTCAGTCCTACGATCCGCCAGCTGCGCGCCTTTCTGGCGGTTTATCAGCTGCGCAAGCTCAGCGCGGCGGCGCAGCGGCTCTTCGTGACCCAGTCGGCGGTGAGCATGCTGATCCGCCAGCTGGAAGAGGGACTGGGCACGCGGCTGTTCGACCGCACCACGCGCTCGCTCAAGCCCACGGCCGCGGCGGAAGAAATGCTCGCCACAGTCGAGCGCGTGCTGCGCGACGTCGATTCGCTCTCGGCCGACTTTCGCGAACTGGCCACGCTCGAGCGCGGACGCGTGACCCTGGCCATCACGCCGACGCTGGCCTCGATGCTGCTGCCCGATGCGCTGCGCATATTCAGCCAGCAGCATCCCAAGGTGCGCGTGCTGGTCAACGACTGCGCGCCGGACCAGTTCATTTCGCGCATCCTCGGCGAGCATGTGGACTTCGGCATCGGCACGCCCGAGCGGCCCGGCGCCGAGGTCGAGACAGAGCGCCTGATGCGCGACCACCTCGCGCTGGTGTGCCGCAGCGACCATCCGTTGGCCAAGGCGCGCGTGGTGCGCTGGACCGATCTCGGCCGCCACCCTGTCATCACCGTGCGTCCCGGCTATGGCGTGCGGCCGCTCATCGACGGCACCGCGGCCGAGGCCGGCGTGGCGCTGGACGTGGTGAACGAGGTGTCGTTCCTCTCGACTGCGCTGTGGATGACGGCCTGCGGCATGGGCGCGTCGATCATGCCCTCGGCCTTTGCACGGGCCGCGGGCGATCCGTCGCTGGTGATCAAGATGCTCAGCGCACCGCGCGTGGCGCGCGACATCTCGGTGGTGACCAAGCGCGGGCATTCGCTGTCGGCCGCGGCGCGCAGCTTCATCGACGTGCTGAAGCAATCGCTCTAG
- a CDS encoding phosphatidylglycerophosphatase A has protein sequence MPQATPHRPTAGFLLSHPAHFIALGFGSGLPRIAPGTVGTLWAWAAFAVMQLWLSPATIGWVILASLPIGWWACSVTARDMGVADPGSIVWDEVIAFWIVLWLVTPAGLLAQVIAFGLFRFFDAAKPGPVAWADGLFKQRDATEVRWWRAGFGIILDDLVAASCTLLVIALWRAW, from the coding sequence ATGCCGCAAGCCACGCCCCACCGCCCGACGGCAGGCTTCCTGCTGTCCCACCCGGCGCATTTCATCGCCCTGGGCTTCGGCTCCGGGCTGCCGCGCATCGCGCCCGGCACCGTCGGCACGCTGTGGGCCTGGGCGGCCTTTGCCGTGATGCAGCTGTGGCTCTCGCCCGCCACCATCGGCTGGGTCATCCTGGCCTCCCTGCCCATCGGCTGGTGGGCCTGCAGCGTCACGGCACGCGACATGGGCGTGGCGGACCCAGGCAGCATCGTGTGGGACGAGGTGATCGCGTTCTGGATCGTGCTCTGGCTCGTCACGCCGGCGGGCCTGCTCGCGCAGGTCATCGCGTTCGGGCTGTTCCGCTTCTTCGACGCCGCCAAGCCCGGCCCGGTGGCCTGGGCCGATGGGTTGTTCAAGCAACGCGATGCCACCGAGGTGCGCTGGTGGCGCGCGGGCTTCGGCATCATCCTGGACGACCTGGTGGCGGCGTCCTGCACGCTGCTGGTCATTGCGCTCTGGCGCGCATGGTGA
- a CDS encoding MFS transporter, which translates to MTSASSDSPAVADRSPRLRPPPATTTWSEVFSGRNGWRAVALTGGVALHAVNVHIVTTVLPSVVNEIGGLDWYAWSTTLFVVGSILGATLSVRLLARLGPRGACLAALAAFTAGSMACALAPAMPWLLAGRTVQGLGGGLLAALSYALIQLVFAPRLWPRAVALVSGMWGVATLCGPAVGGLFAQAGHWRWAFWSLLPLAALQGLLVMVQLRPAAGVRHERAARMPRIPAAQIGLLAASVLVIAASEFLPALAWQAAGVALGLAIGVAATRIDRSAAVRLLPTGAYAVRAPMGAIYASVVLLLIGTTTEIFVPYFLQLLHGHSPLSAGYLTAAMAGGWSVGSLLSSGRSGAGADRMLRAGPVACTLGLAALALLLPAPGRPAPGLEALLAGVALAAVGLGVGIGWPHLVTRVMSLAPAGQEGLASASITTVQLYGMAVGAAVAGLVANAAGLSEPGGAAGARSAALWLFASFAVAPALAAGLVARFVAPRRR; encoded by the coding sequence ATGACCAGTGCCTCATCCGACTCCCCTGCCGTTGCCGACCGTTCCCCGCGGCTGCGCCCGCCGCCCGCCACCACCACCTGGAGCGAGGTGTTCAGCGGGCGCAACGGCTGGCGCGCAGTGGCATTGACGGGCGGCGTCGCGCTTCATGCGGTCAACGTGCACATCGTGACCACCGTGCTGCCGTCGGTAGTGAACGAAATCGGCGGGCTCGACTGGTATGCCTGGAGCACCACGCTGTTCGTGGTGGGGTCGATCCTCGGCGCCACGCTGTCCGTGCGGCTGCTCGCCAGGCTGGGACCGCGCGGCGCGTGCCTGGCGGCGCTGGCGGCGTTCACCGCGGGCTCGATGGCGTGCGCGCTCGCACCGGCCATGCCCTGGCTGCTGGCGGGCCGCACCGTGCAGGGGCTGGGCGGCGGCTTGCTCGCGGCGCTGAGCTATGCGCTCATCCAACTGGTGTTCGCGCCGCGGCTGTGGCCTCGCGCGGTGGCGCTGGTGTCGGGCATGTGGGGCGTGGCCACGCTCTGCGGGCCGGCGGTGGGCGGCCTGTTCGCGCAGGCGGGGCACTGGCGCTGGGCCTTCTGGTCGCTGCTGCCGCTGGCGGCGCTGCAGGGGCTCCTGGTCATGGTGCAGCTGCGGCCCGCGGCCGGCGTACGGCACGAGCGCGCGGCCCGCATGCCGCGCATCCCCGCAGCGCAGATCGGTTTGCTGGCGGCATCGGTGCTGGTGATCGCGGCGAGCGAGTTCCTGCCGGCGCTCGCCTGGCAGGCCGCCGGCGTGGCGCTGGGGCTGGCGATCGGCGTGGCCGCCACGCGGATCGACCGGAGTGCCGCGGTGCGGCTGCTGCCCACCGGCGCCTATGCGGTGCGTGCGCCGATGGGCGCCATCTATGCGAGCGTGGTGCTGCTCCTGATCGGCACCACCACCGAGATCTTCGTGCCGTACTTCCTGCAGTTGCTGCACGGCCATTCGCCGCTGTCGGCAGGCTATCTCACGGCCGCGATGGCCGGCGGCTGGAGCGTGGGTTCGCTGCTGTCGTCGGGGCGCAGCGGCGCGGGCGCCGACCGCATGCTGCGCGCCGGGCCGGTGGCCTGCACGCTGGGGCTTGCCGCGCTCGCGCTGCTGCTGCCGGCGCCCGGCCGCCCGGCGCCGGGGCTCGAGGCCTTGCTGGCCGGCGTCGCCTTGGCGGCCGTCGGGCTGGGCGTGGGCATCGGATGGCCGCACCTGGTCACGCGCGTGATGTCGCTCGCGCCGGCCGGGCAGGAAGGCCTGGCATCTGCCTCGATCACGACCGTGCAGCTCTACGGCATGGCGGTGGGTGCGGCGGTGGCGGGGCTGGTGGCAAACGCAGCCGGCCTGTCGGAGCCGGGCGGTGCCGCGGGCGCCCGATCGGCCGCGCTTTGGCTGTTCGCGAGCTTTGCAGTCGCGCCCGCGCTGGCGGCAGGGCTGGTTGCCCGCTTCGTTGCGCCGCGGCGCCGCTGA
- a CDS encoding DUF3053 domain-containing protein codes for MKRTLVRFNALWLCLAFSVLLAACGSKEAEQRTAFIGFLQTRVLDKPGLRVPTLTADEKASFGDYAQHYAVIADFNEGMNKSVGQPMSQVMAKGALRSVADLASRRDDLKAAKDGLGGLRTALDQELAKADAAHARLKQPDDLKQVYDKAYEKTVAAPAATFKEVFPALDSVFDGALAVGDYIEKNKSKIQVSGASMTVSDPAVQAELNRMLQDLNGHSKAINAAQTKMQAMVRGS; via the coding sequence ATGAAAAGAACCCTGGTCCGTTTCAACGCCTTGTGGCTGTGCCTCGCATTCAGCGTGCTGCTCGCGGCCTGCGGCAGCAAGGAAGCGGAACAACGCACCGCCTTCATCGGCTTCCTGCAGACCCGCGTGCTCGACAAGCCGGGCCTGCGCGTGCCCACGCTCACCGCGGACGAGAAAGCCTCTTTCGGCGACTATGCGCAGCACTACGCGGTGATTGCCGATTTCAATGAAGGCATGAACAAGTCGGTCGGCCAGCCGATGAGTCAGGTGATGGCCAAGGGCGCGTTGCGATCGGTGGCCGACCTGGCATCGCGCCGCGACGACCTCAAGGCGGCCAAGGACGGCCTGGGCGGCCTGCGCACCGCGCTCGACCAGGAACTGGCCAAGGCCGACGCCGCGCATGCCAGGCTCAAGCAGCCGGACGACCTGAAGCAGGTTTACGACAAGGCCTATGAAAAGACCGTCGCGGCACCGGCCGCCACCTTCAAGGAGGTTTTCCCTGCGCTCGATTCCGTGTTCGACGGCGCGCTCGCGGTGGGCGACTACATCGAAAAGAACAAGTCGAAGATCCAGGTGTCGGGCGCATCCATGACCGTGAGCGATCCGGCCGTGCAGGCGGAACTCAACAGGATGCTGCAGGACCTCAATGGCCATTCGAAGGCCATCAACGCGGCCCAGACCAAAATGCAGGCCATGGTCCGCGGATCCTGA
- the thiL gene encoding thiamine-phosphate kinase: MGEFDLIARYFKRPAKRSPLGVGDDCALLAPAPGMQLAVSSDMLVEGRHFLSTVDPARLGHKALAVNLSDLAACGAKPLAFTLALALPGVDEPWFEGFSRGLFALADEHGCELVGGDTTRGPLNICITVFGEVPAGAALLRSGARAGDDIWISGTLGDARLALEVFRGTLAMPADVFAMARQRMEQPTPRVALGVALRGTASAAVDVSDGLVGDLGHILASSRVGATLDADAAVSVVVAAAASGLGTDVLRTCALSGGDDYELVFTAAPSARAAVEQAGKESATRVTRIGRIEADAGLRIVDASGAPIAQRFGSFDHFA; encoded by the coding sequence ATGGGTGAATTCGACCTGATCGCACGCTACTTCAAACGCCCCGCCAAGCGCTCTCCGCTGGGCGTGGGCGACGACTGCGCCCTGCTCGCACCGGCACCCGGCATGCAGCTCGCCGTGTCGTCCGACATGCTGGTCGAAGGCCGGCACTTTCTCTCGACCGTCGATCCGGCGCGGCTCGGCCACAAGGCGCTGGCGGTGAACCTGAGCGACCTTGCAGCCTGTGGCGCCAAGCCGCTGGCTTTCACGCTCGCGCTCGCGCTGCCCGGTGTCGACGAGCCTTGGTTCGAAGGCTTTTCACGCGGGCTCTTTGCGCTGGCCGACGAACACGGCTGCGAGCTCGTGGGCGGCGACACCACGCGCGGCCCGCTCAACATCTGCATCACGGTGTTCGGCGAGGTGCCGGCCGGTGCGGCATTGCTGCGCTCGGGCGCGCGCGCCGGTGACGATATCTGGATCAGCGGCACGCTCGGCGACGCGCGGCTGGCGCTCGAAGTGTTTCGCGGCACGCTTGCAATGCCCGCCGATGTGTTCGCAATGGCACGGCAGCGCATGGAGCAACCCACCCCGCGCGTGGCGCTGGGCGTGGCCCTGCGCGGCACGGCTTCAGCGGCAGTGGACGTGAGCGACGGGCTCGTCGGCGACTTGGGCCACATCCTCGCCTCGAGCCGTGTGGGCGCCACGCTTGACGCCGATGCGGCCGTGTCCGTCGTGGTCGCCGCCGCGGCCTCGGGCCTCGGCACCGACGTGCTGCGCACCTGCGCGCTCTCGGGCGGCGACGACTACGAACTGGTGTTCACCGCGGCGCCTTCAGCGCGCGCCGCGGTCGAGCAAGCCGGCAAGGAGAGCGCCACGCGCGTGACGCGCATCGGCCGCATCGAGGCCGATGCCGGCCTGCGCATCGTGGACGCCAGCGGCGCGCCGATTGCCCAGCGATTCGGCTCCTTCGACCACTTCGCGTGA
- a CDS encoding GNAT family N-acetyltransferase, protein MSNSNLVITNNEAQHRYEAKLEGQLAAYAEYNLLTDAIMFTHTEVLPEHEGKGVGSGIARHVLGEARAKGLHVIPVCQFIAGYIRKHREYADLVRPDIQRAFKI, encoded by the coding sequence ATGAGCAACAGCAACCTCGTCATCACCAACAACGAAGCCCAGCACCGCTACGAAGCCAAGCTCGAGGGCCAGCTCGCGGCGTACGCCGAATACAACCTGCTGACCGACGCCATCATGTTCACCCACACCGAAGTGCTGCCCGAGCACGAGGGCAAGGGCGTGGGCTCCGGCATTGCGCGGCACGTGCTCGGCGAGGCGCGCGCCAAGGGCCTGCACGTGATCCCGGTGTGCCAGTTCATCGCGGGCTACATCCGCAAGCACCGCGAATACGCCGACCTCGTGCGGCCCGACATCCAGCGCGCCTTCAAGATCTGA
- a CDS encoding isochorismatase family protein: MSNNPAPRRALVVIDVQNEYFEGGGLPIEYPPVEQSLPNIAKAMDAAHAAGTPVVVVRHHAPKGAPVFQADTRNGELHPEIARRPRDHLVTKTLPSVFTGTDFADWLARHEIDTLSVAGYMTQNCDASTVFEAMHRGLNVEFLSDASGALPYSNAAGQVSAEEIHRVFSVVFHSNFAAVTSTDAWIAAMRAGQAIEKDNVLMSNRRARA, encoded by the coding sequence ATGAGCAACAACCCCGCACCGCGCCGCGCCCTCGTCGTGATCGACGTCCAGAACGAGTATTTCGAAGGCGGCGGATTGCCGATCGAATACCCGCCCGTCGAGCAGTCGCTGCCGAACATCGCCAAGGCCATGGATGCAGCCCATGCAGCCGGCACGCCCGTGGTGGTGGTTCGCCACCATGCACCCAAGGGCGCCCCGGTGTTCCAGGCCGACACCCGCAACGGGGAGTTGCATCCGGAGATTGCCAGGCGGCCGCGCGACCACCTGGTGACGAAGACATTGCCGAGCGTCTTCACGGGCACCGACTTTGCCGACTGGCTTGCGCGCCATGAGATCGACACGCTGAGCGTGGCCGGCTATATGACCCAGAACTGCGATGCTTCCACGGTGTTCGAGGCCATGCATCGGGGGCTGAACGTGGAATTCCTGTCGGACGCGAGCGGCGCGCTGCCTTATTCGAATGCAGCAGGCCAAGTCAGCGCCGAGGAGATCCACCGCGTGTTCAGCGTCGTGTTCCACAGCAATTTCGCGGCCGTGACGAGCACCGACGCGTGGATCGCCGCCATGCGGGCCGGCCAGGCGATCGAGAAGGACAACGTGCTGATGTCGAACCGGCGTGCGCGGGCATGA
- a CDS encoding Bug family tripartite tricarboxylate transporter substrate binding protein — protein sequence MTATMPRRAHHGLRRQMLLAAACALFAGPSLAQSPAGDFPNKPIRMVVTFPPGGSADGVVRMLVPRLNEKLGQQVVVDNRPGAGGNVGLSLVAKAPGDGYTLGVGAAGALSANTSLYPQMPFDPLKDFKPVGMLAAIPFVIVGHPSVGARTQAELIALAKARPGSLSVGHGGNGTAMHLSAALFSQMADIKLVEVPYRGSGPAALDALAGQIPLAMVDLPSALQQIKAGKLIAFAVTSPGRLPMLPDVPTVAEAGLPGYDSTGWFGVVAPAGTPAAVVARLNAEINAALADEQNRAAMRNLGVEPAPGSPEAFDAYIRAETKKWAKVIQDARIKLD from the coding sequence ATGACGGCAACGATGCCTCGCAGGGCGCACCACGGACTTCGCCGGCAGATGTTGCTGGCTGCGGCCTGCGCGCTCTTCGCCGGCCCCTCGCTCGCGCAGTCCCCGGCCGGCGACTTTCCGAACAAGCCCATTCGCATGGTGGTGACCTTTCCGCCCGGAGGCAGCGCAGACGGCGTGGTGCGCATGCTGGTGCCCCGGCTGAACGAGAAGCTCGGCCAGCAGGTGGTGGTGGACAACCGGCCCGGCGCCGGCGGCAACGTGGGGCTTTCGCTGGTGGCCAAGGCGCCGGGCGACGGCTACACGCTGGGCGTGGGCGCGGCCGGTGCGCTGTCGGCCAACACCAGCCTGTATCCGCAGATGCCCTTCGATCCGCTCAAGGACTTCAAGCCGGTGGGCATGCTCGCGGCCATTCCCTTCGTGATCGTCGGGCACCCCTCCGTGGGCGCCAGGACGCAGGCCGAACTGATCGCACTTGCGAAAGCCAGGCCGGGCTCGCTCTCCGTGGGGCATGGCGGCAACGGCACGGCCATGCACCTGTCGGCCGCGCTGTTTTCGCAGATGGCCGACATCAAGCTGGTGGAAGTGCCCTACCGCGGCTCCGGGCCGGCGGCGCTCGATGCGCTGGCGGGCCAGATTCCGCTCGCGATGGTCGACCTGCCCTCGGCGCTGCAGCAGATCAAGGCGGGCAAGCTGATCGCTTTCGCGGTGACGAGCCCCGGGCGGCTTCCAATGCTGCCCGACGTACCGACGGTGGCCGAGGCCGGCCTGCCCGGCTATGACTCGACCGGCTGGTTCGGCGTGGTGGCGCCCGCAGGCACGCCCGCCGCCGTGGTGGCAAGGCTCAATGCCGAGATCAATGCCGCACTGGCGGACGAACAGAACAGGGCCGCGATGCGCAACCTCGGCGTGGAGCCCGCGCCCGGCTCGCCCGAGGCCTTCGATGCCTACATTCGCGCCGAAACGAAGAAGTGGGCCAAGGTGATCCAAGACGCCCGCATCAAGCTGGACTGA